The Centroberyx gerrardi isolate f3 chromosome 7, fCenGer3.hap1.cur.20231027, whole genome shotgun sequence genome contains a region encoding:
- the galr2b gene encoding galanin receptor 2b, which yields MSDLEDFGKTGGQSNVSESYQLNPTSVIVSVVFSLIFLLGTIGNSLVLAVLLRSGQVGYNTTNLFILNLSVADFFFIIFCVPFQATIYSLEGWVFGSFMCKVVHFFINLTMYASSFTLAAVSVDRYLAIRYPLRSRELRTPCNAVVAMVIIWGLSLVFAGPYLSYYDLIDYANSTVCIPGWEEQNRKVLDTCTFMFGYVIPVLIVSLSYTRTIKYLWTAVDPLDGMSESKRAKRKVTKMIIIVTVLFCICWLPYHVVILCYLYGDFPFNQTTYAFRILSHCMAYANSCLNPIVYALVSKHFRKGFKKVFSCILSKNGRNKVHVVHVANTVPGFEAGSTEVSQMNEENVRQNECEMINRPIAEPREATMTLNLPFQRQP from the exons ATGTCTGATTTGGAGGATTTCGGCAAGACAGGAGGGCAGTCCAATGTATCTGAAAGCTACCAGCTGAACCCCACCAGTGTGATCGTGTCTGTGGTCTTCTCCCTCATCTTCCTGCTGGGAACCATTGGCAACAGCCTGGTGCTGGCCGTGCTGCTGCGGAGCGGACAGGTTGGATACAACACCACCAATCTGTTCATCCTCAACCTCAGCGTGGCCgacttcttcttcatcatcttctgCGTACCTTTCCAAGCCACCATCTACTCGCTGGAGGGCTGGGTGTTTGGCTCCTTCATGTGCAAGGTGGTGCACTTCTTCATCAACCTCACCATGTACGCCAGCAGCTTCACGCTCGCCGCCGTCTCCGTTGACAG GTATCTGGCCATTCGCTACCCGCTGCGCTCCAGAGAGCTAAGAACCCCTTGTAATGCagtggttgccatggtgatcaTCTGGGGTCTTTCCCTCGTCTTCGCAGGTCCTTATCTCAGCTACTATGACCTAATTGATTACGCAAACAGCACTGTATGTATCCCCGGCTGGGAGGAGCAAAACCGCAAAGTGCTGGACACGTGCACCTTCATGTTCGGCTACGTCATTCCCGTGCTGATCGTGAGCCTCTCCTACACCAGAACCATCAAGTACCTATGGACGGCCGTCGACCCTCTGGACGGCATGTCGGAATCCAAGAGGGCCAAACGCAAAGTCACAAAAATGATCATCATTGTCACGGTGCTTTTCTGCATATGCTGGCTGCCGTACCACGTGGTGATCCTGTGCTACCTGTACGGAGACTTTCCTTTCAACCAAACCACGTACGCCTTCAGGATCCTCTCCCACTGCATGGCCTACGCCAACTCCTGTCTCAACCCCATCGTGTACGCCCTGGTGTCCAAGCACTTTCGCAAAGGCTTCAAGAAGGTGTTCAGCTGCATCCTCAGTAAAAACGGGAGGAATAAGGTCCACGTGGTTCATGTAGCCAACACTGTGCCGGGGTTTGAGGCGGGCTCCACGGAGGTTTCGCAGATGAACGAGGAGAACGTACGAcagaatgaatgtgaaatgattAACAGGCCCATCGCTGAGCCGAGAGAAGCCACAATGACGCTGAACTTGCCTTTTCAGAGGCAACCTTGA